In a genomic window of Salegentibacter salegens:
- a CDS encoding LamG domain-containing protein, with protein MKRIFILVSILWSICSVGQNKPPDSLWLLKAGSSNLLSDFQEGYNTFYFESISEFESKEDSFNKLLGTQAQLLFLYDGEKEIVDDFLQNSRRNSNYLFNSSKENQLFGVEKKQLNHIRFLTDSLSEITVCEEFNLISADSLKSKKEIDFFLEDVLYKKGVVPDIITSPFIKNIEYLKKQYYKKPVYKIRVTYNGKDLPKVNWKEFPHLETCGILRTAASTLSPLKRGYMFSPDIYNFTDKNTKITGPKTFRAIRYRLEEKIRYSVPLDDETSNLTNNSDKSTPTAISFKKDQDRGKNVAIFNGTSSYIDIRSQPEERLEEISISAWVKPNEVDGSFSLIGKGEAFSAKIYNGKLQFTTTGIKDHTTSKPVVKKDEWSHVAFVYVPNQKLYFYVNGNLIEEIAASDMVQTDHALLIGSNLWGQYYSGLMSNLKIWERALSDEEIENVFLERSLENQGSFLIGNWLWLSVILLVLIIPALLIYQRNQRRSRHLKKQSKESPRSEKNANSPACTLNREANSINLLNGFTVWNLKGEDITSKFSPKRKELLILILLFTLKEDGITSKKLSDFLWPGFPSNNKKNNRSTQIKELRNIFFNQVDAKIIFSDKKWQLHSKGALIVDVFLLNNAFPGFWSSKKEVLSEIEALDLARIVSKGALLPQLELEWLDNIKAEYSSRVLDLLNPFLENETLNSTEKLEIIEAILVIDPLFETAIRKKVTFLLAEKKYGSAKKTVENYKKLYERYYNETIDPEFLRLVK; from the coding sequence ATGAAGAGAATCTTCATTTTAGTTTCCATTTTATGGAGTATTTGCAGTGTAGGACAGAACAAACCACCTGATTCTTTGTGGCTTTTAAAAGCTGGCAGCTCTAATTTATTATCTGATTTTCAAGAGGGATATAATACCTTTTATTTTGAATCTATCTCTGAATTTGAAAGTAAAGAAGACAGTTTTAATAAACTACTAGGCACCCAGGCTCAGCTCCTTTTTTTGTATGATGGGGAGAAGGAGATAGTGGATGATTTTTTGCAAAATTCTCGTAGAAATTCGAATTACCTTTTTAATTCCTCTAAAGAAAATCAACTTTTTGGTGTTGAAAAAAAACAACTTAATCATATTCGTTTTCTTACTGATTCTTTGTCTGAGATTACGGTTTGCGAAGAATTCAATTTAATCTCTGCTGATAGTCTAAAAAGCAAAAAAGAAATTGACTTTTTTCTTGAGGATGTGCTGTACAAAAAAGGAGTGGTCCCGGACATTATTACTTCACCTTTTATAAAAAATATAGAATATTTAAAAAAACAGTATTATAAGAAGCCGGTATATAAAATCCGAGTTACTTATAATGGGAAAGATTTACCCAAGGTGAATTGGAAGGAATTTCCGCATTTGGAAACTTGTGGAATATTGAGGACTGCTGCTTCAACTTTATCACCTCTCAAAAGAGGTTATATGTTCTCTCCTGACATCTATAATTTTACTGATAAAAACACAAAAATCACCGGACCGAAAACTTTTCGCGCTATAAGGTATAGATTGGAAGAAAAGATAAGATATTCGGTGCCTTTAGATGACGAGACTAGTAATCTGACTAATAATTCTGATAAGAGTACTCCAACGGCTATTAGCTTTAAAAAAGACCAGGATAGAGGGAAAAATGTAGCCATTTTCAATGGAACCTCCAGTTATATTGATATTAGAAGTCAACCTGAAGAAAGGTTAGAAGAAATAAGTATTAGCGCTTGGGTGAAACCTAATGAGGTAGATGGAAGTTTTAGTTTAATAGGAAAAGGTGAGGCTTTCTCTGCTAAAATTTATAATGGAAAGCTACAATTTACTACCACCGGAATTAAAGATCATACTACCTCAAAGCCTGTTGTTAAAAAAGATGAGTGGAGTCACGTTGCCTTTGTGTATGTGCCAAATCAAAAACTCTATTTCTATGTAAATGGTAATTTAATAGAGGAGATTGCTGCTTCAGATATGGTACAGACTGATCATGCATTACTTATAGGATCAAATTTATGGGGTCAGTATTACTCTGGGTTAATGAGCAATTTGAAAATTTGGGAAAGAGCATTAAGTGATGAAGAGATCGAAAATGTCTTTTTGGAAAGAAGTCTTGAAAATCAAGGGAGCTTCCTAATTGGTAATTGGTTGTGGTTAAGTGTTATACTTTTGGTTTTAATAATACCAGCTTTGCTTATTTATCAAAGAAATCAGAGGAGATCAAGGCATTTAAAAAAACAATCAAAAGAAAGTCCGCGCTCTGAAAAAAACGCTAATAGCCCGGCTTGTACTCTAAATCGGGAAGCGAACAGTATAAATTTATTAAATGGCTTTACGGTTTGGAATCTTAAAGGAGAAGATATTACATCAAAATTTTCTCCAAAACGAAAGGAATTATTGATTCTCATTTTATTGTTTACCCTCAAAGAAGACGGGATAACTTCTAAAAAATTAAGTGATTTTCTTTGGCCAGGATTTCCCTCAAACAACAAAAAAAATAATCGAAGTACTCAGATAAAGGAATTAAGGAATATATTTTTTAATCAAGTAGACGCTAAAATCATCTTTAGCGATAAAAAATGGCAACTTCACAGTAAGGGAGCATTAATAGTCGATGTCTTTTTGTTAAATAATGCCTTCCCGGGTTTTTGGTCCTCTAAAAAGGAAGTATTATCAGAAATTGAAGCGTTGGATCTTGCTAGAATTGTATCAAAAGGTGCTTTATTGCCACAGTTGGAACTGGAGTGGTTAGATAATATAAAAGCGGAATATAGTTCTAGAGTTTTAGACCTGTTAAATCCTTTTCTAGAAAATGAAACTCTTAATAGTACTGAGAAACTGGAAATTATTGAAGCAATTTTAGTAATAGATCCCCTCTTTGAAACTGCTATCAGAAAAAAAGTTACATTTTTATTAGCAGAAAAAAAATACGGTTCTGCCAAGAAAACAGTTGAAAATTATAAAAAGCTTTACGAAAGATATTATAACGAAACGATTGATCCTGAATTTTTACGTTTAGTTAAATAA
- a CDS encoding Gfo/Idh/MocA family protein, producing MENNRRSFIKNLGIVGATAAVIPSSFAAETIPVNLLNRKTKFTGNKILNIALIGAGGMGVADTSTALRHDNIELVAVCDLYDGRLEESKQRWGDSLFVTKDYKEILKRTDIDAVIIGTPDFWHKKMSIDALNAGKHVYCEKPMVHSVEEGNDIIKAWKKSGKIYMVGSQGMSSLGNEKAKELLAAGAIGTLNYAEGFWARNSAFGAWQYPIPDDASTQTVDWEKYISISKDRPFDPLRFFRWRNYLDYGTGMAGDLFVHLFSSLHFITNSYGPNKIAATGGLRHWDDGREVPDVLLGMFDYPDTKQHPAFNLSLRCNFVDGTSGSTFLKLVGSKGSMDIGWDSLTLKRNAGGESADPFLAEKAKEESGRPDRKKLVPPLETVYKAQNGYKGAHYDHFANFFAAIRENGSVAQDPVFGFRAAAPALLCNESYKKNGFINWDPEKMKLG from the coding sequence ATGGAGAATAATCGACGTTCCTTTATTAAGAATTTGGGAATAGTAGGCGCTACTGCAGCCGTAATCCCCTCAAGCTTTGCGGCCGAAACAATACCGGTAAATTTACTTAACCGGAAAACTAAATTTACTGGTAATAAAATCTTAAATATCGCCTTGATAGGTGCCGGGGGAATGGGAGTTGCCGATACTAGTACTGCTTTAAGGCACGATAATATAGAACTTGTTGCTGTTTGTGATTTATACGATGGTAGACTGGAGGAATCAAAACAGCGCTGGGGAGATAGTTTGTTTGTTACCAAAGATTACAAAGAGATTTTAAAACGCACTGATATTGATGCAGTTATTATAGGAACTCCAGATTTCTGGCATAAAAAAATGAGTATTGACGCCTTAAATGCAGGTAAACATGTGTACTGTGAGAAACCTATGGTACATAGCGTAGAAGAAGGTAACGATATTATAAAAGCCTGGAAAAAATCGGGTAAAATTTATATGGTAGGTAGTCAGGGAATGTCTTCCCTGGGTAATGAAAAGGCTAAAGAATTATTGGCGGCAGGTGCAATAGGAACTTTAAATTATGCCGAAGGTTTCTGGGCTCGTAATTCGGCATTTGGGGCCTGGCAATATCCTATTCCAGATGATGCTTCTACCCAAACAGTAGACTGGGAGAAATATATTTCCATCAGTAAAGATCGTCCTTTTGATCCTTTACGCTTTTTTAGATGGCGTAACTATCTGGATTACGGGACAGGAATGGCGGGTGATTTATTTGTACATCTATTTTCCAGCCTGCATTTTATCACGAACTCTTATGGACCTAACAAAATTGCAGCCACCGGAGGTTTACGCCATTGGGATGATGGCCGGGAAGTTCCCGACGTACTGTTAGGAATGTTCGATTATCCCGATACTAAACAACATCCGGCTTTTAACCTTTCTCTGCGTTGTAATTTCGTAGATGGCACCAGTGGTAGTACTTTCTTAAAACTGGTAGGAAGTAAAGGATCTATGGATATAGGCTGGGATAGTCTAACCTTAAAACGCAATGCTGGTGGTGAAAGCGCTGATCCATTTTTGGCAGAAAAAGCTAAAGAAGAATCTGGAAGACCAGACCGTAAAAAATTGGTTCCGCCATTGGAGACGGTTTATAAAGCGCAAAATGGTTATAAAGGTGCGCATTACGACCATTTTGCTAATTTCTTTGCCGCAATTCGTGAGAATGGCTCCGTAGCGCAAGATCCTGTTTTCGGATTTCGCGCGGCTGCCCCGGCTTTACTTTGTAATGAAAGTTATAAAAAGAACGGATTTATAAATTGGGATCCTGAAAAAATGAAATTAGGTTAA
- a CDS encoding 3-keto-disaccharide hydrolase — MKKIMVYMLLAASIIACKNSDKKQEEIETNNQNQENTAQTQQKEGDWQYLFNGSSLEGWRGYGEEEMPPGWVIEDNVLTYKTDLGKEEDYTGGRDIIYGAEEFDNFELSLEWKLPEGGNSGIFYHVKEGYENPSKVAPEYQLIDDENYENIHDLTGYNESLGHTEKLSELKPLNKTAADYAMYAPDSEKKKLNPVGEWNTSKIVYTPERVEHWLNGEMVVSFNPKSEDWQEKRDSGKWKGSPDYAKFKSGYIGLQDHASPIWFRNIKIKRL, encoded by the coding sequence ATGAAAAAAATAATGGTATACATGCTTTTGGCAGCTTCCATCATAGCGTGTAAAAATTCAGATAAAAAACAGGAAGAAATTGAAACCAATAACCAAAATCAGGAAAATACTGCCCAGACTCAACAAAAAGAGGGAGACTGGCAGTATTTATTCAACGGTAGTAGCCTTGAAGGCTGGCGAGGTTATGGCGAAGAAGAGATGCCACCGGGTTGGGTCATAGAAGATAATGTATTAACCTATAAAACCGATCTTGGAAAAGAAGAAGATTATACCGGAGGTCGGGACATTATCTATGGTGCTGAAGAGTTTGATAATTTTGAACTTTCCCTGGAGTGGAAACTTCCGGAAGGGGGGAATAGCGGGATTTTTTACCACGTAAAAGAAGGGTATGAAAACCCATCAAAAGTAGCTCCTGAATATCAGCTTATAGATGATGAAAATTATGAAAATATCCATGATCTTACCGGTTATAATGAGAGTCTTGGTCACACTGAAAAGCTTTCAGAATTAAAGCCATTAAACAAAACAGCTGCCGATTATGCGATGTACGCCCCAGATTCTGAAAAGAAAAAATTAAATCCGGTTGGAGAGTGGAATACTAGTAAGATTGTATATACCCCAGAGAGGGTTGAACATTGGCTTAATGGGGAAATGGTAGTGTCATTCAATCCTAAATCTGAAGACTGGCAGGAGAAAAGGGATTCAGGTAAGTGGAAAGGTAGTCCCGATTATGCAAAGTTTAAGTCTGGTTATATCGGTTTGCAGGACCACGCCAGTCCCATCTGGTTTAGAAATATTAAAATTAAAAGATTATAA
- a CDS encoding 3-keto-disaccharide hydrolase yields the protein MKKISLIAILLSFAFVGCQSGKDLFNGEDLEGWKIHGTEKWYVEDGLLISESGPDKAYGYLATKENYKDFELNLEFKQEADGNSGVFIRSEIEGTKIAGWQVEVAPPNLHTGGIYESYGRGWLIKPTPEKEDVLNYGEWNKLKIRVKDNQVTSWLNGVEMVDFSDEKIGAANGKIALQIHDGGGIKVYWRNIKLKQI from the coding sequence ATGAAAAAAATTAGTTTAATTGCAATTTTATTGAGTTTCGCATTTGTTGGTTGTCAATCAGGAAAAGATCTTTTTAACGGAGAGGATCTTGAAGGCTGGAAAATACATGGTACCGAAAAATGGTATGTCGAAGATGGATTGTTGATCTCAGAGAGTGGTCCCGATAAGGCATATGGATATCTTGCCACTAAAGAAAATTACAAGGATTTTGAATTGAATTTAGAATTTAAGCAAGAAGCGGACGGGAATAGTGGAGTATTCATAAGGTCCGAAATTGAAGGCACTAAAATAGCTGGTTGGCAGGTAGAGGTGGCACCGCCAAATCTTCATACAGGTGGAATCTATGAATCTTATGGACGTGGATGGTTGATAAAACCAACCCCGGAAAAAGAGGATGTACTTAATTATGGAGAATGGAATAAATTAAAGATAAGAGTAAAAGATAACCAGGTAACCAGTTGGTTAAACGGCGTGGAAATGGTTGATTTTTCTGATGAGAAGATAGGAGCTGCTAATGGTAAAATTGCCTTACAAATTCACGATGGGGGAGGAATTAAGGTGTACTGGAGAAATATTAAACTTAAACAAATTTAA
- a CDS encoding Crp/Fnr family transcriptional regulator — translation MFKKIKQYLDEKTSLQEREINYIVEFFSLKNAKRNEILINQSEVCNNFYFINKGILRIFTLNSEGLEASRFFAFEGMFCTALPSFIDQKPAGEYLQSLEKSELLVCKRNDFYKLIKQFPEMDRIYREILELGFITSQKRIYGFQGFNALEKVKWTIENQPQILLRVSNKMAASYLGISPSTLSRAKARL, via the coding sequence ATGTTTAAAAAAATCAAACAATATTTAGACGAAAAAACTTCTCTTCAGGAACGCGAAATAAACTACATAGTAGAATTTTTTAGCCTGAAAAATGCTAAAAGAAATGAGATTTTAATAAATCAATCCGAGGTCTGTAATAACTTTTATTTTATAAATAAGGGTATACTGCGCATTTTTACACTTAACTCAGAAGGCTTGGAAGCTTCTCGATTTTTTGCATTCGAAGGAATGTTCTGTACGGCTTTACCAAGTTTTATTGACCAAAAACCTGCAGGCGAATATCTTCAAAGCCTTGAAAAATCCGAACTGTTGGTTTGTAAGCGTAATGATTTTTATAAACTAATTAAGCAATTTCCTGAGATGGATCGCATATATAGGGAGATATTAGAATTGGGTTTTATTACCTCTCAAAAGAGAATTTATGGTTTCCAGGGCTTTAATGCATTAGAAAAAGTGAAATGGACTATAGAAAACCAACCACAAATCCTGTTAAGAGTTTCTAATAAAATGGCTGCTTCGTACCTGGGAATTTCCCCTTCTACCTTAAGCAGAGCTAAAGCAAGACTTTAG
- the uraH gene encoding hydroxyisourate hydrolase — MKKMLLGFCLILITSLGFAQNDTHQLSTHILDISEGAPAANVSIKLEKRNNTTESWEFVSQKETKENGRINDFLPTGKSNNGIYKFTFFVKEYYKEKSTETFYPFIEVVFEIKDEKHYHVPITLSAFGYSTYRGS, encoded by the coding sequence ATCAAAAAAATGCTTCTAGGATTTTGCTTGATCCTGATCACTTCACTAGGTTTTGCTCAAAATGATACACATCAGTTATCTACACATATTTTAGATATCTCTGAAGGTGCTCCGGCTGCAAATGTTTCAATTAAACTTGAAAAAAGAAATAATACGACAGAGTCCTGGGAATTTGTATCTCAAAAGGAGACAAAGGAAAATGGCCGTATTAACGATTTTCTTCCGACTGGGAAAAGTAATAATGGAATTTATAAATTCACCTTTTTTGTAAAAGAATATTATAAAGAAAAGAGTACAGAAACTTTCTATCCCTTTATAGAAGTTGTTTTTGAAATTAAAGATGAGAAACATTACCACGTACCAATCACACTTTCTGCATTTGGTTATTCCACTTATCGTGGTAGTTAA
- a CDS encoding MFS transporter, with product MSISAGLVVANLYYNQPLLHQIAVTFSVNESTVSNVALSTQVGYALGLLIIIPLGDKITNKKILQFDFLLMILSLIAAAMSNSLLLLIISSFFIGFTSAIPQLFVPMAAELSDDKGRGRAIGIVMSGLLIGILGSRVISGLVGAQFGWRVMYYAAAVLMFALFVLLQLKLPKIRRNYKGSYAVLMKSLWFYFKTESSLRLAALRGALAFAGLSAFWTTLVFLMEDSFGYGSGVTGAFGLFGILGALAATVIGKLNDKINKNRIILFSVILIILSWVVFLFSTTSLIGLIIGITLVDLGLQALHITNQNIIFSKNPEARNRVNTIYMVSFFIGGALGTTVGAFAWQHYQWIGVSLTGLLLSLSLLIVHLVYKRKTL from the coding sequence ATGAGTATTTCGGCTGGTTTGGTGGTTGCGAACTTGTATTACAATCAGCCATTGCTTCACCAAATAGCCGTTACCTTTTCTGTAAATGAGTCTACAGTAAGTAATGTCGCTCTTTCTACCCAGGTAGGTTATGCGCTTGGTTTATTGATAATTATTCCCTTAGGGGATAAAATAACCAATAAGAAGATTTTACAATTTGATTTCTTATTAATGATTCTTTCATTAATTGCTGCTGCGATGTCAAATTCCTTACTCTTACTTATTATTAGTAGTTTTTTTATAGGTTTTACATCGGCTATACCACAACTTTTTGTACCCATGGCCGCAGAGTTATCTGATGATAAAGGACGTGGTCGTGCCATTGGAATAGTAATGAGCGGCTTGCTTATTGGTATTTTAGGAAGCCGTGTAATTAGTGGATTGGTTGGAGCGCAATTTGGTTGGAGAGTTATGTATTATGCCGCAGCGGTTTTAATGTTTGCACTTTTTGTATTGTTACAACTCAAACTCCCTAAAATAAGGCGGAATTATAAAGGGAGTTATGCAGTTTTAATGAAGTCTCTTTGGTTTTATTTTAAAACTGAATCTTCCTTAAGATTAGCCGCACTTAGAGGAGCATTGGCATTTGCAGGCTTAAGCGCTTTTTGGACTACCCTGGTTTTTCTAATGGAAGACTCTTTCGGATATGGCAGTGGGGTAACCGGTGCCTTTGGTCTCTTTGGAATATTAGGAGCCCTAGCGGCCACTGTAATAGGAAAATTGAATGATAAAATCAATAAAAACAGAATTATTTTGTTTTCTGTGATTTTAATTATTCTATCCTGGGTAGTTTTCCTGTTTTCCACAACTTCTTTAATAGGTTTAATTATTGGAATTACTCTGGTAGATCTTGGTCTACAGGCTTTACATATTACCAACCAGAATATCATATTTTCTAAGAATCCTGAAGCGCGTAACCGTGTAAACACAATTTATATGGTAAGTTTTTTTATTGGGGGAGCTTTGGGCACAACCGTGGGAGCATTTGCTTGGCAACATTACCAGTGGATAGGGGTTTCACTTACAGGATTACTTTTATCGCTTAGCCTCCTTATTGTGCATTTAGTCTATAAACGTAAAACACTTTAA